GAAGCAATTGACAGAGTTAAATTGTGCACAGAACTGGTGATGGACAATCGACCTCTAGTGGGTCCTATGGGCCAAGCATATCTCAAATCAGACGAGTATGGTAAGACTTCCGCAGCGAAGCAAATTGTGCCCTAACTGCATGGATATAATGTGCAATTTTCATTGGCACAATTCACGCTCATAATCACCTACTAGGTGTCTCATAAAACAGACATGACTAGTGTGATCACGTTATTTTAATACACTATTAATTATGCATTAGCACAATCACTTAACACTGTGCTCGTGAAAGTTTTAAATGTAACCTgtgttcagaaaaaaaaaaaatgttaaatgatATTTGGATTTAACTCATTTTTATTGCCAACATTTTTATTGTGACACATAGAGCGCTTACCCAAGTactagtttattaaaaaagccTTACCAAAGTTTTTGAGTCGTCTTATTAACGAAGTAGTCTAGAATGAAAATAGCGTGAGTTATTTCCAAATATTTTCCCTTTTTCGTTATTAATTTATCGTCGTTGGCTttcgtgtaaaataaaatattgaatataaactgataaatatataaatgttataatccGTTTAATCGCTCAAATACAAAGCTAGAATAGAAAGTTacatttgtgttattttaattgtgATCGTCTGAAACATTGGTAGTTCGAAAAGAGTAAATGGCATagaattattgattaatatatggcactaatcgcttaccacaaaaattttaatattcatttatgtttaacatattaatgcatatttaaactaaggaatacatataaatgtatttatttaggtCGTATTGGCACTCCTCACTACATGGCACCAGAAGTCGTTTCCAGTCAATTGTATGGAAAACCAGTTGACGTGTGGGCGGCTGGAATCTTACTGCATGTGTTGCTAGTGGGATACTTACCCTTTACTGGAACTAGGGAGAGGCTGTTCGAAGCAATTTGTCGTGGCAGACTACGCGTAAGTAAAAATaagataatctatacaaataaataaaattggagtgtctgtttgtaatggtaaaataaccgctttttactaaatgcatatggatgtttacacggtatttatatcaaaataacatttttttttttatataatttttgtctgtctgtctgtctgtttgtctgtttgttccgactaatctctgaaacggctggaccgattttgacgggactttcactggcagatagctgatgtaataaggagtaacttgggttacttttttaaagaaatatataattatattttataactgtgaactgaacaataacttttttgttaaattgcacgcggacgaagtcgcggtcacagctagtcttaaaataatttcaaatgacTAAGTAATGCTTTCTATTCgtttatctaattttatttttaagtttgatGCACCTCTGTGGGATGATGTAAGCGATGCTGCGAAAGATCTCGTGCAGCGGATGTTGACAGTTGATCACACGCAAAGAATTAATATCCAAGAAGTTCTTAACCATCGATGGATCAgggtattgtattttttaaataaataaaattataattcctttttgattttttctaaagttaaaaattagtttttttttttaaatgaaatttacacCTATTGTGGTTTTagtactttttcttttaatgaataGTATCAGTAAAATGATACTGATACTTCCAAAATAGAAGTGAATAGGTTTCGTATCTCTCTATATGTATATCGAAAATatttaactggggtagggcacagcaggaaatatcctgctcaaaatctgaaacagcccaactggggaaatacctcgatcttacagaagatcacagctttcaagcagtgtggtGTTTCtgtgggtaaggtgaccagaggtgCGATGCTTGCCTGTCGACGTCTTAagtgcgttcaacgagccgagataccaaatgtaaacaaaccaaatgcgaggtcattcaactatgcagggttttgtaacattttttttttaattacacaaatttttaaaatgtaaaatgtatttatattttgataattactgaattaaatataattaattaaatataattatgtatataagatttgatacttcttaaataataattatcgaaatataaaaatcaccccgagcgcttcaggacacggaatgaaataaaaataaataataccaaatCAAAGGGCCGTCCGCGGTCCGAATGTTTTCCAtgccagttaaaatatcgttcgaccttgcagagagacgtgcagcagcaaacaaacaagatagaaagagatagactatattttgtttgttccgtcgtcgctacgaaaaaatgatgggctttgtttacatttggtatctcttctcgttgaacagactttataagctacggtaatcgcatagCATCAgggaaaaaatacttttgacatttccaaacttaatttttatatatcaatttcAATCTTGCTAGGATCGTGACAAGCAAAATCGTGTCCACCTCGCCGGTACGGTGGAAGAGTTGAAGAAGTTCAACAGCCGCCGTCGCCTGCGAGCCGCCACACTCGCCGCCGCGTCTGTGGACGACGAGGAGGAGGACGAGCAGCCGCCGCGCCGCCTCGTGCTCATGGAGGAGGCCAACGCGGCGGGTGAGTGACCTCAGTGTGGAGCCGGACTGTGTGACGATGTGACGACGTGACGAGGAGGAGGACGAGCAGCCGCCGCGCCGCCTCGTGCACATGGAGGAGGCCAACGCCGCGGGTGAGTGACCTCAGTGTGGAGCCGGACTGTGTGACGAAGTGACGACGTGACGAGGAGGAGGACGAGCAGCCGCCGCGCCGCCTCGTGCACATGGAGGAGGCCAACGCCGCGGGTGAGTGACCTCAGTGTGGAGCCGGACTGTGTGACGAAGTGACGACGTGACGAGGAGGAGGACGAGCAGCCGCCGCGCCGCCTCGTGCACATGGAGGAGGCCAACGCCGCGGGTGAGTGACCTCAGTGTGGAGCCGGACTGTGTGACGAAGTGACGACGTGACGAGGAGGAGGACGAGCAGCCGCCGCGTCGCCTCGTGCTCATGGAGGAGGCCAACGCGGCGGGTGAGTGACCTCAGTGTGGAGCCGGACTGTGTGACGATGTGACGACGTGACGAGGAGGAGGACGAGCAGCCGCCGCGCCGCCTCGTGCTCATGGAGGAGGCCAACGCGGCGGGTGAGTGACCTCAGTGTAGAGCCGGACTGTGTGATGACGTGACGAGGAGGAGGACGACGAGCAGCCGCCGCGCCGCCTCGTGCTCATGGAGGAGGCCAACGCGGCGGGTGAGTGACCTCAGTGTAGAGCCGGACTGTGTGACGACGTGACGAGGAGGAGGACGACGAGCAGCCGCCGCGCCGCCTCGTGCTCATGGAGGAGGCCAACGCGGCGGGTGAGTGACCTCAGTGTGGAGCCGGACTGTGTGACGAAGTGACGACGTGACGAGGAGGAGGACAAGCGTACCGTAAGAGCAGTAATGTATATTGACTCAGAAGTCAATGGCGCTTGGGATTTGATAAAACctgtaattttagtatttaacaaaaatttgtgAAATGTATGACTTGTGAATTGATAATAAGAAGAAACAATAGCTGGTTTAAATTGTGGCGCAAAAAAAACTGATGTGTTTGCTAAAATTGTAATAGTTGGTATCTTAACTACAAAAAAAGAGTATTACTAAACATTGGAAGTGGTGAGTGTACATTGCAACAAGCCCACAACCTCAAACCACGACGACTGCAATAAAAAAGAACTAACCAATTAATCAGttgttgatttattttgattaagatTCGAAAAGACAATGAAAACAGTTTATCAGATTGGATTTCAGAAAAAGAATAGAATGTTGAAAAGTGCCTTAAACTCATGTCGATTACCGTGATGTTTTTAGCGTCAAATAAAGGATACAATTTTGTTTGTTACAGCTGTTAACCTCATAGTTGAATCGCTAGATGACGTAGCAGTCCTCCAAGACGGACCGGGTTTTATGGATCCTGATCTGTTCCACAGCGTGCTTGATGATCTGCAACTACGATCTCTATTGGAGGTTTGTtgtgttaacatttttttacgtcACTGTGTAGTCGATTGTTGAGAGTTTACTTCAGTTTGTGTTGTTTCAATTAACGAATGAAAGTAAAATATCACATGAAtcttcaagttttttttaaatacttttcgTTCAGtgcaaatacatttttaaacttgtACGCTTTAGTTGCATATGCCTTCACGTAAGTATATTGGTGGTATACTCGTATTAACTTACGCTATCTAATGACGTAACGGAGGTACAACGACAAATAATGAAAATTCAAGTAGTATTCCGGTTTACCACTAGATGGCGACACAAGGTagaaaaattgaatatttatttgaatttttattatgtaaattgtatattaaatttgtataggTAACCATTAACGTTATTTTCGACAATCTTCATAATGGTCTCACTGATTTTATTGtactgattttattattttattttattgtattttgttgtattacaattaggtcggcaaacatccatacgtagcttatagacgcctgtaacacctgaagcatcgcaagcgtgttgccgacccttcCCTTCCGCCACCTTACTCATCTcacaaacacaacactacttgagatcaacgtaatttagctgtgatcttctgtaaggttgacgtACGCTCTTGGACATGCacgagggttatgtcagactcctactgactgaaaaccaccacgtgtgagcagtcgttcgcctgggtggggcgagatggggtcgcgctagcattcgccacctcgctcCGGTGGTAGGCCCGGATAAAGCCTCCGGGACCCGGCACAATGGTGGCCACCCCTCAGAAATGTGGGGGGCCGTGTCGGCCGGCCGGCGGAAGTCCCCTGACTATCGGCCGGCGaacccactattacgaggggggggggaggtgggcaaaccgtctcctccttgcccccgtacgtctccgccggagtgggtcagcggagacgtcattctacctggcccgctccgcggcctacttctgcgtcattacctcttcgcagaagggaccgccgcctgccacgatctttttttttttttttttaactatatagacaagcgcttgactgcgatctcacctgatggcaagtgaagatgcagcctaaggtggtgcgcgcttgcctagaagatgcctattcactcttgatttaaagatacccaaattatagttcgttggaaaaacggaagccggaagggcattccaaatttttgcggtgcgtattaggaaagaggaagcaaatcgtttagtgcgagatcgtgggatttcaaccacatagcggtgtagattcatgcgatgccttgcggttcggtggtagaagggtgatggtggaaccaaattgtatagttctagagtagttctctcactgtcgagcatggcttttacgacgctcggcagtgagagatcccgtccgactCAACGCGCCCCTCCGGCAGGTGTACGACCGCATCGCGTGCACCGTGGTGGTGACGAGCGGGCGCGCCCCCGCGGCGGAGGGCCGctcgcgcgcgcgcgccgcgctggACTCGGCCGCGCGCCTGCgccccgcgcccgcgcccggcgccgcgcccgccgccgccgccgccgtgcACGACCTGCGCCGCCTGCTCGCCGCGCCGCACGTCAAGGTCAGTCGTCACCGCCCACTGTCTAAAGCCGGGTCCAGACATGATCATTTGACCGATCCTATCACCGTATCTGCGTATTGTCAAGCCCCGTATCAAGTTGTGGACGCCTCCGATTTGCTCCGTATCCGTATCTTCACAATAGTCATGATCGCGTATCAAATTGCCCAGTTCAGTTTCTGCTCTCGATCAAACATGTCATCGCAGTTTTTACTTCACGGCAAGGACTGAAAATGACGCGCACGTGCAACCGACCGAGCGTCGCGAGTGATGCGTCCAGACTGACCCACGTCCGTATCTGTATCACCTTTGATGATCGGACAAAAACCGACACGACATGGGACGGGCCGTATCATAACGGCGTATCGAGATCCCGTATCATGATACGTATATCATTACCCGTCCACATATAGGATCATGATACGCGTCGACGATACGGATACGGTGATCGGATCGGGCAAATGATACATGTCTGGACCCGGCTTAAGGCTTCGTTCACACGGCATTGTCCTGgacgttttttttaagtatacgtCTTAAcgtataaatagtgactatacAACGTCCACAGATCTATTCACACGTCGATTGTACTGCAAAAAAACGTATACCACTTATACGTTTAAACGCATATTCAACGGACTTGTCAAGCAAATCGAATGAACTTTGACGTATTCGGTTCGCAGTGGCATATGGTCACTGTGGCAACTGTGTGAAAACTGCGGCTATTCGTTTTTACACGAATAAAAATTTACCATATGAACACCAGGTTGactatactttaaaaaaacgacttcaaaaaaacgtGCAGGACAATGCCGTGTGAACGAAGCCTAACTTCACGAGTCGCCTTCCgactttatttaattcatttactgCAATAGTAGATTAGTAGCCGAGGGCTGTAAGGAATCAATTGCAGCCCTTATGCGCTCGTGCGCCTATAGTTCGAGGGTGCAATTGATGCTTACACCCGAGCTAACTATTCTGCTTTACATCTCGATTGTgaggtaagtagaaaaaaaaaccggcattacaagaataaaacattttaaacattttatttttattaaaaagaatcaagtaaagaactttttaattttttttttcaagatcgaAATTGAGCTTCgccgttcgatatttaaaattgatgactattgtactcacacgaagacaaggctgaatagcaaagcgatctctttggtcattgggctgaatgcatgatgtctattgccagtatgatggttagatgtacgcgaactttttgaaagaaagaagtgtttttttttttaaatcacttaccgccctagggcttttctagctacattattaccatagagcgctaattagtcacctacaagccccatttggaggtaataagaacctacttaccgaacatgagagatgtaaatgtatattattgtcGATGACTTGCCGTTTCATCCTGTCTTCTGtcgtatatatttgttttttattaatacaggTCGGTCAATTGacgtcacaaaaaaaattaggccCGGTACGTTGTGGGGTATtcgaatcacccctatgtatgttccgcgattttttatagtttaggagttatgatttttatttttcgataatTTGAGGAATTTCGACATGgccatctaaaaaaaaaatatctaaaaattaataaaataaaagactttTTAGAGTTTTCagactttttttgttatttagaaTTAGTGACTAGCTAAGGCGATTTTTGTGGACGCATCATCGATTGATATTAGTAAGTTTCGACCAAGTACTACTGGTTCGTGCTGTATTACAAACGGCAAGGCGAAGGAGGGGGCTTGGGTTGTGGCGATGAGTAGTGACAAAGTGATGTGATTTGTGTGACAGCAGCAGTAGACATGAGTTGGTATAGGTTGATGtagattaacaaaaaagttgtcgAGCTAAAGTCGACTAGcttctgaggtagggcacagcaggaattttcgtgctatggagcagcccgaatgggatagtacctcgaccttacagaagaccacagctaaataatactgttttcaagcagtattgtgttcctgttggtgagtaaggtgaccagagctcctggggggaattagggatacggtcggcaacgcgcttgcgatgcttctggtgttgcaggcgtctatatacTACGCTAAGCGCTTACCATCCGATAAGCTGTACGCtcgtttaccgacctagttatataaaaaagacgtaataattaaatacaacacTTTATCATGCCCTTATTGTTACTGATTAAATTAccaataatttatgtttaaataattatgataaatgtaCATTCCATTACATGATTtgtgtttacaataatataattgtgcagagaaaaataatttactacatTAGACAACCCAAGTATTTTACTACATTAGTCAACCCAAGTAAGTATCATTCGCGTTTATGTTCACTTTATTCTTCGATAAAACGTTATAGGTAACCGGTTTTATAACACTGCAAGAAATGGTAAAATAATACCAAAAAGATCTTGAGAAAATTGCTAATCGCGCTTCCCGcaagaaaatcaaataaatacgaGTACATTTGCTTCGTTGTTTGTAAGTATGTTAACATAACTTTGATTCTCTTTCTAGTGGATTAGACTGTGAAGTCTAGGGCCCgggtcttaaaaaaaaaaactatttacgaAATACTGTCTATCCTCGGAGATATCGTTTGCGTAAACATTTCAATGTGTTTGCTAGGCCACCTAGAGCAAAATGAGATATGAAACTATTTATGAACATTAACGAAAGTCTCTATTTAAACAATCGCATTGGATACTTTTGTATCGCATTTTTTCCGATATCGACTAGTCGTGTTCTCTATTGTAgacgtattatatgtatttttgtgcCAATTTTCATTAGTAATCTTTCTGCTGTTCTGGGATGATTTAGTAACGaccatttattaaaactttgacATGATCACATATGTGAAGTATGATTGTATGAATTTGCTACATTTacttaattacttaatattttgtaCTGGAATCGACAAAATGTTGACTAAAATGGAACTCGAAAATATATGAGCAGTTAAAACGGAACGAACGATAAGGCTTTATTATCCTGCCGTCGGCAATAAAACGTAAATATGAGAATGGATAACGACACGCATTTTTAAGGCGCTGTTTAATGTAACAACATAATGTTTATTCGTAGTCGTAACGAGagcgtatttttatttaaattaaactcaaGGAAGTTTACGCGGTTTCATAAATGAAGGCAATGTTTAACAAAACTCCACATTTACAAATTGTGGACAAAATGTACACGTTTTTGCTAAGTAGTTCTGTTGTGTACCGTTAGATGGCGCTGTTGTTGTATGCTGTTGTGTAGTCTTAGTTTTTCGGAGTTGACCTTATGATTGGGGTGAAGAAATCACAGAAATTAATTTGTCTAGCGTAAGAATAAACATTTGTCTATCAACAATTTAGAAGttctaaataaacttaaattcgcttcaatttcgtttttaaattcAAGTGTTCTCCCCCAAATGGTAATCCTGTCATTAAACACAGGGGTAAAAACCATCTTGCAGGTCCTATTAATAtccttttacaaaaaaaaaacacacacacacacacacacacatacacaccaTCCTACGTACTCACAAATCAAAACACCTTAAGGTCTGTATAAACAGCTGACCCCAATAACTATTCATAACAAAACTAAGACGCATAAACAGGATCTTGTACGATATTAACAAGTCTTTAAATACGTGCTAAGAACGAGCTTACAACGTGCCCcagttaacattattattaatgactGCCACTCG
The nucleotide sequence above comes from Melitaea cinxia chromosome 11, ilMelCinx1.1, whole genome shotgun sequence. Encoded proteins:
- the LOC123657623 gene encoding peripheral plasma membrane protein CASK-like — encoded protein: MAEDEVLFDDVYELCEIIGKGPFSLVRRCVHRQTGQQFAVKIVDVARFTASPGLSTADLKREATICHMLKHPHIVELLETYSSEGMLYMVFEYMDGSDLCFEVVRRATAGFVYSEAVACHYMRQILEALRYCHENDIVHRDVRPHCVLLAGRDNCAPVKLGGFGVAAQLPTPTAHRAPPELVMDNRPLVGPMGQAYLKSDEYGRIGTPHYMAPEVVSSQLYGKPVDVWAAGILLHVLLVGYLPFTGTRERLFEAICRGRLRFDAPLWDDVSDAAKDLVQRMLTVDHTQRINIQEVLNHRWIRDRDKQNRVHLAGTVEELKKFNSRRRLRAATLAAASVDDEEEDEQPPRRLVLMEEANAAAVNLIVESLDDVAVLQDGPGFMDPDLFHSVLDDLQLRSLLEVYDRIACTVVVTSGRAPAAEGRSRARAALDSAARLRPAPAPGAAPAAAAAVHDLRRLLAAPHVKVSRHRPLSKAGSRHDHLTDPITVSAYCQAPYQVVDASDLLRIRIFTIVMIAYQIAQFSFCSRSNMSSQFLLHGKD